Within the Bacillus pumilus genome, the region ACGGTATGAATGCAGTGAAAAATGAAGTAGCTAAATTCACGAATCAAGACCGTAAAGAAGGTTCATTAGAAGAAGTGATTGAAGGCGCTGACGTTTTCATCGGAGTTTCAGTAGCGGGCGCTCTAACAAAAGAAATGGTTGGCAAAATGGCAAAAGATCCTGTCATCTTCGCAATGGCGAATCCTAATCCAGAGATTATGCCAGAAGATGCACATGCAGCAGGCGCAAGTGTTGTAGGAACTGGCCGTTCTGACTTCCCGAACCAAGTAAACAACGTACTTGCATTCCCAGGCATTTTCCGCGGAGCATTAGATGTACGTGCAACTCACATTAACGAAGAAATGAAAATTGCAGCCGTAGAAGCAATTGCTTCGCTTGTTTCAGATGATAAATTGTCAGCTGAATACGTCATCCCCGAACCATTTGATGCACGTGTAGCACCAGCGGTAGCAAAAGCAGTAGCAAAAGCAGCAATGGAAACTGGCGTTGCAAGAATCAAAGTCGACCCAGAAGAAGTCGCTGAAAAAACAAGAAAATTAACGATTATCGGCGAATAATCAATTGGAAAAGTGTGCACGTTCTTTCTGAAATTGGAGGAAAGACGTGCACCATTTCCTCTCATACGCGAAAATTTTTTCATCCGACATGATATTTTTTTGTAGACGTTCACAATTCACATATATCAACTGCTCAGCGCCCCAAACACATACTCATTTCTCATCAATTCCCCACTGAAAAAATTGAATGAAGGATGACAGCGTTTGACAAAAAAAGTACAATAGTTTCGGTACAGTTATGACATGTCCTATAATAGTGGATGTGCGTGTAAAGAAAAAACCCTTCAAAAAGGGAGGTAGTCATTTGTCAATTAAAAATATTTTCAGTAAAAAGAAAAAATATGCATCTGTACCCTCTGAACAGGCAAGTCAAGATGTGCCTGAAGGCATCATGACCAAATGTCCGCAATGTAAAAAAATAATGCTCACCAAAGAACTAGATAAAAATTTACGTGTTTGCATGAATTGCGGCCGGCATTTGCAAATGAATGCAAAACAGCGTATTGACAGCCTTGTTGACGAAGGCACATTTGAAGAATTTAACGGGCACCTGATCTCAGAAAACCCGCTCGGATTCCCAGGCTACGAAGAAAAGCTTGAGAAAGACAGAGAAAAAACGTCTTTGAATGAAGCCATTGTCACAGGTCAAGGTGAAATTGAAGGCAAGCGTGCTGTGATTGCTGTCATGGATGCCACATTCCGTATGGGTAGCATGGGCTCAGTTGTTGGTGAAAAGATCACACTTGCGATTGAGAAAGCAAAAGCGGACAAGGTGCCATTTATCATCTTTACTGCATCAGGCGGAGCGAGAATGCAAGAGGGAATTCTCAGTCTTATGCAGATGGCAAAAACAAGTTCAGCATTAAAACTGTTCAGTGAGGACCAAGGTTTGATTATCTCTGTGATGACGAACCCAACAACTGGCGGAGTATCAGCTAGTTTCGCGTCTCTTGGTGATTACAACTTTGCAGAACCTGGTGCTTTAATTGGGTTTGCAGGTCGTAGAATCATTGAACAAACAATTCGTGAAGACCTGCCAGAGGACTTCCAAACGGCTGAATTTTTGCTGAAGCATGGACAGCTGGATGCTGTCATTCATCGTGCAGAGATGAAAGAAACATTAGGCCGAATCTTAGCATTACACAGCACAGGAGGTGAACGAGAGTGGCTGGAGAACTAGAATTTGAAAAACCTGTCATTGAACTTCGAGCGAAAATTGATGAACTAAAAAAGTTCACACAAAACTCAGAAATGGATTTAAGTGCAGAAATTGAGCGTCTTGAAACACGTCTGAGCAAACTTGAAGCAGACATTTATACAAATTTAAAGCCGTGGGACAGAGTACAGATTGCTCGTCATGCGATGCGCCCAACAACTCTCGATTACATTCAAGAGCTGTTTGACAACTTTTTCGAGTGTCACGGTGACCGTTTTTATGGCGATGATGAAGCGATCGTTGGAGGAATTGCCACGTTTAAAGGGCTTCCTGTTACAGTGATTGGCCATCAGCGCGGTAAAGATACAAAAGAAAACTTGCGCCGTAATTTCGGAATGCCTCATCCAGAAGGCTACCGTAAAGCGCTGCGCTTGATGAAACAAGCAGATAAATTTAATCGTCCGATCATTTGCTTTATTGATACAAAAGGAGCTTATCCTGGTAAAGCAGCTGAAGAACGTGGGCAAAGTGAAGCAATTGCGAAAAACCTATTCGAAATGGCAGGACTTCGTGTACCGGTTGTCTGTATTGTCATTGGAGAAGGCGGAAGTGGCGGCGCACTAGGCTTAGGCGTAGGAAACCACCTATACATGCTAGAGAATTCAACGTATTCAGTGATTTCACCTGAAGGTGCAGCAGCACTGCTCTGGAAGGACTCATCACTTGCGAAAAAAGCTGCAGAATCAATGAAGATTACGGCTCCAGACCTAAAAGAATTAGATATTATAGATGATGTTATTAAAGAAGTGCAAGGTGGAGCACATCGAGACGTGAAACAACAAGCAGCCTACATTGAAACAACATTAAAACAGTCACTTACATCTTTGCTCAAACTAACACCTGAAGAACTAGTCGAACAAAGATATCAAAAATACAAAGCAATCGGGAAAGTATCGGTTGAAAATCAATATATTGGGGTAAACTAAATAAACGTACAGCCTTTTTGGCTGGCGTTTATTTTTTTCATCTTTTTTCATGAAAACCGTCCTCATGTAAGCGCTATTTGAAAATAATTTTCTTTTGTTTTCATAAAGTTTAAAACGTCTGAAAACCTTGATGCGGTGGGCTTTTGAGGAATGGACCCTCCTCGTTTTTGAAAGAATTGCTTTCATGACTTTCTTAACTTTTGTTTAAAAACGGTTTATTTAATTGTATAATAAGGACGGTTTTAGAAATACAAATTGAAAACATCCTGTTTTGCTCATGATTGTTTTCAAGCAGTGGAAATGGTATGTTTAATTCATATATGGTCTCTGAGGTGAAAAAGATGAAGCGTATAGGAGTTTTAACGAGCGGTGGGGATTCCCCAGGAATGAATGCAGCTGTGCGCGCAGTTGTAAGGAAAGCAATTTACCATAATGTTGAAGTTTACGGTATTTATAATGGATATTCAGGTCTAATTAACGGTAAAATTGAGAAACTTGAAATAGGTTCAGTTGGCGATATCATTCATCGTGGAGGAACAAAACTTTACACGGCAAGATGCCCTGAATTCAAGACAGTTGAAGGTCGTGAAAAAGGCATTGAGAACTTAAAAAAATTCGGTATTGAAGGACTTGTTGTGATCGGCGGAGACGGTTCATTCATGGGAGCGAAGAAATTAACGGAGCTCGGTTTTCCATGTGTAGGTGTCCCAGGTACAATCGACAACGATATCCCAGGTACTGATTTCACTATTGGCTTTGATACAGCACTGAATACAGTCATTGACGCCATTGATAAAATTCGTGATACAGCCACATCTCATGAACGTACATACGTAGTGGAAGTAATGGGAAGACATGCTGGTGATATTGCTCTTTGGTCAGGTCTTGCAGGCGGAGCCGAATCGATTTTGATTCCTGAAGCAGACTATGACATGGATGAAATTATTGCGAGATTAAGAAGAGGGCACGAGCGCGGCAAGAAGCACAGTATCATCATCGTCGCAGAAGGCGTAGGCAGCGGTGTTGAATTTGGTAAGCGGATTGAAGAGGAGACAAGCCTTGAAACCCGTGTATCTGTTTTAGGACATATTCAGCGCGGAGGTTCTCCAAGTGCGTTTGACCGAGTACTCGCAAGCCGTTTAGGAGCATACGCAGTAGAACTTCTTCTTGAAGGAAAAGGCGGACGCTGTGTAGGTATTTTAAGCAACGAACTCGTTCACCACGATATTTTAGATATCTTAGATAAAAAACATACAGTCGATCAAAATATGTACCGACTTTCACAAGAGCTCTCTATATAAATCGAGAAGACCTTAGGAGGAACAGTAATGAGAAAGACAAAAATCGTTTGTACAATCGGTCCAGCAAGTGAAACCATTGAAAAGCTGACTGAATTGATTGAAGCAGGAATGAATGTAGCCAGACTAAACTTCTCTCATGGAGATTTTGAAGAGCATGGTGCACGCATCGAAAACATTCGTAAAGCAGGGAAAACATTAGGCAAGGACATTGCGATCCTTCTTGATACAAAAGGTCCAGAGATCCGTACACGTACAGTTGAAAACGGCTCAATTGAGCTAGTCGCTGGTGCAGATCTCATCGTAAGTATGGAAGACATTGTTGGAAATACGGAAAAAATTAGTGTGACATATGAAGATTTGATCCATGATGTAGAAGTGGGTTCAACAATCCTTTTAGATGATGGTCTCATTGGTTTAGAAGTGAAAGAACTGAACATGGATCAGAAAGAAATCGTCACAAAGGTCATGAATACTGGCACGCTCAAAAACAAAAAAGGTGTAAACGTACCAGGTGTAAGTGTGAACTTGCCAGGTATTACAGAAAAAGATGCCAATGATATTCTGTTCGGAATTGAACAAGGCGTTGATTTCATCGCAGCTTCTTTTGTGAGACGAGCTTCTGATGTTCTTGAAATTCGTGAGCTTCTTGAAAAGAATAATGCGGCTGACATTCAAATCATCCCTAAGATTGAAAACCAAGAGGGTGTTGATAACATTGATGAAATCCTTGAGGTATCAGACGGTTTGATGGTTGCGCGTGGAGATCTTGGTGTAGAGATCCCAGCAGAAGAAGTACCGCTTGTTCAAAAAATGCTCATCAAAAAATGCAATCGCTTGGGCAAACCTGTCATCACAGCAACCCAAATGCTTGATAGCATGCAGCGTAATCCTCGTCCAACTCGTGCGGAAGCAAGTGACGTGGCAAATGCTATTTTTGATGGCACAGATGCGATTATGCTTTCTGGTGAAACAGCAGCAGGAACGTATCCAGTGGAAGCTGTACAAACAATGCATAACATTGCATCACGTTCAGAAGATGCACTCAACTATAAAGCCATTCTTTCTCGCAGAAGCGAAGAAGTAGATGTCAGCATTACTGATGCCATTGGTCAATCTGTTGCACATACAGCGATGAAGCTTGACGTTGCAGCGATTGTGACACCTACGGAAAGCGGTCATACAGCGAGAATGATTTCAAAATATAGACCAAAAGCACCAATCGTAGCAGTCACAGCAAACGAATCAGTTGCAAGGAAGCTATCTCTTGTATTCGGTGTATTTGCGAAGAGTGGATCAAAAACGACGTCTACGGATGAAATGCTTGAGAATGCAGTCGAGAAATCGATTGAAACAGGCTACGTGAGACATGGCGATTTAATCGTTATTACAGCTGGTGTGCCAGTTGGTGAAACAGGTACAACAAACTTAATGAAAGTGTATGTTGTCGGTGACATCATTGCGAAAGGTCAAGGAATTGGCCGTAAATCTGCATTTGGACCGGTTGTCATTGCACAAAGCGGAAAAGAAGCAGAAGAAAAAATGTACGATGGGGCGATTCTTGTCGCAAACTGTACAGATCGTGATATGATGAGTGCTTTAGAGAAAGCATCTGCCTTGATCACAGAAGAAGGCGGCTTAACAAGCCATGCAGCAGTCGTTGGACTCAGCCTTGGCATTCCAGTGATTGTAGGTCTTGATGGAGCTACAACACTCCTAAAAGAAGGCGAAGAAATTACAGTAGATCCGGCACGCGGAGCGATCTACAAAGGCCGTGCAAGCGTCCTATAAATGATACACACGAGGGGAGTTGTCTGACTCCTCTCTTTTTTTATGTTACACTAAAAAAGTAAAACAGTTTTCGATGAAAGATACCCCATGAGGTGATATGGCTTGAAAAAATATTTGCTACTATTATTGATTCTGTTCCCTGCAGTGGAAATCAGTTTATTTTTAATATCAAGTAAAATCATTGGCATTTTGCCAACGATGCTGTTGATCGTACTCACGAGTGCATTAGGCGCTTACTTTGCAAGAAAGCAAGGAATTGAAGCTTTTCAAAAAGTGCAAAGAGATTTACAATATGGCAAAATGCCAGGGGGAACGATAGTTGATGGTTTTTGCATTCTAATCGGTGGTCTGCTACTGCTCATCCCCGGCTTCTTATCGGATATCATCGGTGCGCTGCTGCTCATTCCGATGACGAGAAAGCAAATCAAGCCGCTTTTTGAACGCTGGCTTAGAAACATGTCTAATCGCAATCGCTATACAATTATTCGCTAAAGAGACCTTGAACTAAAGGTCTCTTTTACTTTTGCATGCCGTACCGAATGTACTGATAGATATCGCTGAAAACACCTGCATTACGAAATGCTTGCCACACGACAAGGGAGGCAGGGCCAATGACGAGTCCAAGGAAACCGAACCATTTTAACCCGACAAATAGCGCCACGAGCGTAGCTAAAGGATTAAGTCCAATGGATTTGCTTAAGACTTTTGGCTCTGAAATTTGTCTTTGAAGGAGCACGACAATGTATAAAATGCCGAGCCCAATGGCGAGTGAAAGGTTGCCTGTCATGACGGAGTAAATGATCCATGGCAGAAAAACAGTGCCGCTCCCGATATAAGGAAGTAAATCGACAAACCCAATACATAAAGCAATGACAAGGGCGTGCTCGACTTTTAAGATCATCAGTCCGATGATGACAAGGCCAATGGTCATGGCAACAAGCAAAAGCTGCGCCTTCATAAAACCGGTAATGGCTTTTTTGATTTCAGATAAAATGGCTCGTGTATGCTGCATCCATTTTGCGGGAAAGATACGAGAACCATATTTTTTTAATGTAAACCAATCTTTTGTGATAAAAAAAGTCGCCAGTGCAGAAAACAAAAGGGTTGCGGCTGCATCAGGCAAAAGACCTAAAAAAGCCGGGATAAGCTCGAGAGTTTTTGAAAGAAAAGTCCCTATTTTTGCAGCAGCTTCATCGCCCAGCGCTTGGATTTGTCCCAAAATTGATTCCTTTTGCCCTGCTTGCAGCGTATTAAATTGGGCGGTTACATCATGGTACAAAGGCAGGATCTTATCTGTAAAAAAACGTTCGACAATCCCAATGATTTGATCAAGGTGACCAGGTAGAACTTTTGCTAAATAAGCACTTCCTGAGATGATTTCTGCTACTAAGAGTGTGATGAAACCGGCGGCTACTACTAAAAAGAGCAGTAGTACAATGACTACAACGAATCCTCTCGGCATTCCGGTGATCTCTTCTATTTTGCATACGACAGGGTGAATGAGGCAGGAGACAATAAGTGCAATCCAAAAAGGATATAAAAAAGGAAAAGACTGATATAAAAAGACAACCGCAAATACAGCAATGCTGATCATCATCAAACTTCGTAGAAAAATGGCCATATAGGTGTGATTCACACAATCCCCTCCAAAAAACAAGCATGTCCGATACTTCATTTTATTCAAAAAGATTAGTAATATGAAAAGGTCGCAATAAAAAGAAAGGAAGGGGCGGCGTATGTTTACTCAAGCAAATTTATTTTTGGTTCTTTTACTCGTTATTGCACTTATTGCAAAAAACAATTCATTAATCTTAGCGGTTTCTGTGCTTATTGGGATTAAGCTGATTGGTTTGGATCAAAAGGTTTTCCCGGTTCTTCAATCGAAAGGCATCAATTGGGGGGTCACCGTTATTACTATTGCTGTACTTGTCCCTATTGCAACAGGAGACATTGGATTTAAACAGCTTGGAGAAGCAGTGAAATCTTCTTATGCTTGGATTGCACTTGGAGCGGGTATATTAGTAGCATTAATTGCAAAAAACGGTATTGTGCTACTCGAGAATGATCCGCATATCACGACAGCGCTTGTGTTCGGGACGATTTTAGCAGTCAGCTTATTCAAAGGTGTAGCTGTCGGTCCGCTGATCGGAGCAGGAATTGCTTATTTGGCGATGCAGGCTGTGAAATTTTTCAGCGGTTGAAAAGAGAGTGGTTCATACCACTTTCTTTTTTTATTTTTTTCTTGCGTGAGCTTTTGCAAAAAAACATAATTAAATATAATAAAAGAAGCAAAATCCCTTTATTCCATGCCTGATATGGAAGACTGGAAAAAAAAATATCAAAAAAAATTATAGTTAAACATTTAACAAATGTCTGATTATTGTTTATAATGGGAATAGGCTTAATTTTGAACTCATTGATCACACAAGAGATATGAGGCTAAAAGCGCTCTAACCGTATAGGTAAATGTAAGCATTTTCTTTTCTGAACCTGCCGTCTTATTCGGATTGGATAGCGCTTTCAAAAAGCGAGAATTCTGCAACGAAGGGGAATCTTTTTAAAAAGGGGAGATTGAACATGACAGCAACAAGAGGTCTTGAAGGTATTGTGGCAACAACTTCATCCGTAAGCTCAATTATTGATGATACTCTTACTTACGTAGGGTACAATATCGATGATTTAACTGAAAAAGCTACTTTCGAAGAAATTGTCTACCTGTTATGGCACTTAAAGCTGCCGAATGAGCAAGAGCTGAGCGAGTTAAAACAGCAGCTCAACGAAAATGCTCACATTCCGCAAGAAATCATTGAGCACTTTAAATCGTATTCGCTGGATGGGGTTCATCCAATGTCTGCGATTCGTACAGCGGTATCCTTACTAGGATTACTTGATGACGAATCAGAGATTATGGACAAAGAAGCGAATTACAGAAAAGCCATTCGCTTACAGGCGAAAATTTCTGGACTAGTCGCTGCATTTTCACGTATTCGTAAGGGACTTGAGCCTGTACAGCCAAAAGAAGAATACAGCTATGCTGCAAACTTCTTATATATGCTAAATGGCGAAGAGCCTTCACCAGTAGAAATTGAGGCAATTGATAAGGCACTCATTCTACATGCGGATCATGAATTAAACGCATCGACATTTACAGCACGTGTATGTGTTGCTACACTATCAGATATCTACTCTGGTGTAACAGCGGCTATCGGTGCGCTAAAAGGACCACTTCATGGCGGAGCCAACGAAGGCGTGATGAAGATGCTTTCAGAAATTGGCGAAGTTGAAAACGTAGATTCCTATATTCATGGTAAGCTAGAGAAGAAAGAAAAAATTATGGGCTTTGGCCACCGCGTATATCGCCAAGGTGATCCGCGTGCAAAGCATCTAAAAGAAATGAGTCAGCGTTTAACAAACCTGACTGGCGAGCCGAAATGGTATGAAATGTCTGTTCGCGCAGAGGAAATCGTGACATCAGAGAAAAATCTTCCACCAAATGTTGATTTTTATTCTGCATCTGTATATCACAGTCTTGGGATTGATCATGACTTGTTCACACCAATTTTCGTGATCAGCCGATTCTCTGGATGGATTGCTCACATTTTAGAGCAGTATGACAACAACCGTCTTATCCGTCCAAGAGCTGACTACATTGGACCTGATCTTCAAACGTTTGTTCCGATCAGTGAAAGAGACTAATGTTTATAGAATAAGCAGGGGCTGATCTCGGGAAGGCCAATCAGCCTCTATATCAACAAAAACGAAACACGTGAAAAACTTCTTCGCTTGCAGACATCAAGCCAAGAAGTTTCAAATATTCACTACATAACCTGGGAGGTAATATCATTGTCACAAGGCGAAAAAATTACAGTTACTGGCGGCGTATTGAATGTACCAAATAATCCAATTATCCCGTTTATCGAAGGGGACGGAATCGGTCCTGACATTTGGAAAGCAGCATCAAGAGTACTTGAAGCAGCTGTAGAAAAAGCATATAAAGGTGAAAAGCAAATCACTTGGAAAGAAGTATATGCCGGTGAGAAAGCTTACAATAAAACTGGTGAATGGCTTCCTGAGCAAACACTAGAAGACATTCGTGAATACTTAATCGCAATCAAAGGACCACTAACAACACCAATCGGCGGAGGAATCCGTTCATTAAACGTGGCACTTAGACAAGAGCTTGATCTATTCACATGCTTACGTCCAGTTCGCTGGTTCAAAGGCGTACCGTCTCCTGTGAAACGTCCAGAAGACACAGATATGGTCATCTTCCGTGAGAATACAGAAGATATCTATGCTGGTATCGAGTATGCAAAAGGATCAGACGAAGTGAAGAAGTTAATTGACTTCTTGAAAAACGAATTAGGTGTAAACAAAATCCGTTTTCCAGAAACATCAGGTATCGGAATCAAGCCAGTTTCTGAAGAAGGAACTTCTCGCCTTGTTAGAGCGGCTATCCAATATGCAATCGACCAAGGCCGTAAGTCTGTGACGCTTGTTCACAAAGGGAACATCATGAAATTTACAGAAGGAGCCTTCAAAAACTGGGGCTACGAAGTGGCTGAAAAAGAGTTTGGCGACAAGGTCTTTACATGGGCACAATATGATCGTATTGTAGAACAAGATGGAAAAGATGCGGCAAACAAAGCGCAAAGTGAAGCAGAAGCTGCTGGCAAAATTATTGTCAAAGACAGCATTGCAGATATTTTCCTTCAACAAATCCTAACTCGTCCAGCTGAGTTCGATGTTGTGGCAACAATGAACTTAAACGGAGATTACATCTCTGATGCTCTTGCAGCACAAGTTGGTGGAATTGGTATCGCACCAGGTGCGAACATCAACTACGAAACAGGACACGCTATTTTTGAAGCGACTCACGGAACAGCACCTAAATATGCTGGTCTTGATAAAGTGAACCCATCTTCTGTTCTTCTATCAGGCGTGCTTTTACTTGAGCACCTTGGATGGCAGGAAGCAGCTGATCTAGTGATTCAATCTGTTGAAAATACAATTGCATCAAAAGTCGTTACTTACGATTTTGCTAGATTAATGGATGGCGCAACAGAAGTGAAATGTTCTGAGTTTGCTGACGAGCTCATCAAAAACTTGTCTTGATTCTTAAACTTTAAAGTTAAAGGGGAAAAAGGAAATGGCAAACAAGCGTAAAAAAGTATCTGTTATCGGAGCGGGCTTTACTGGAGCAACTACAGCATTTCTAACGGCTCAAAAAGAATTAGCGGACGTCGTATTAGTCGATATCCCGCAGCTTGAGAACCCAACAAAAGGGAAAGCACTTGATATGCTGGAAGCAAGTCCAGTTCAAGGCTTCGATGCAAACATTACAGGAACTTCTAACTACGAAGATACAGCCGGTTCTGATGTTGTGGTCATTACGGCGGGAATTGCAAGAAAGCCGGGAATGAGCCGTGACGATCTTGTGTCAACAAATGAAAAAATCATGCGTAGTGTGACACGCGAAATCGTTAAATATTCTCCAGAAGCGATCATTGTTGTATTAACAAACCCTGTTGATGCAATGACGTATGCAGTTTATAAAGAATCAGGATTACCAAAGGAAAAAGTCATTGGACAATCGGGTATTCTTGATACAGCACGTTTCCGCACGTTCGTTGCTCAAGAATTAAACCTATCTGTTAAAGACGTGACGGGCTTTGTACTTGGTGGACATGGTGATGACATGGTTCCTCTTGTTCGTTACTCTTATGCAGGCGGTATCCCGCTTGAAACATTGATTCCTAAAGAGCGAATTGATGCAATTGTTGAAAGAACAAGAAAAGGTGGCGGCGAAATCGTAAACCTATTAGGTAACGGTAGTGCCTATTATGCTCCTGCTGCTTCACTAGTCGAAATGGTTGAGGCGATCCTTAAAGATCAGCGCCGCGTCATGCCAACGATTGCTTACCTTGAAGGTGAATATGGCTACGAAGGCATTTACCTAGGTGTACCAACAATCGTAGGTGGAAACGGCCTTGAGCAGATCATCGAGCTTGAGCTGACAGAAGAAGAAAGAAGTCAGCTTGACCGTTCTGTTGAATCTGTTAAGAATGTCATGAAAGTATTGTCTTAATATGAATAAAAAAGAAGGCTTCTCGTATGAGGAGTCTTCTTTTTGTTTACAAAACAAATCTTGTCGAAATTTTAAATTGTTCTCTTGTTAAGCTTTCGTTAAAATGAAAGAGAAAGCATGACTTCTCGCTTTTCACATAAGATACAAAAAAACGGATGCAGGGGAAATCACTAATTGGAGGCACAACATGAATAAAAAAATATTAGTTGTGGATGATGAAGAATCGATTGTAACACTTCTAAGCTATAACCTTGAAAGAGCGGGCTATGATGTCGTCACAGCAAGAGACGGAGAAGAAGCGCTTGAAAAAGCAGCAAGTGAACAGCCTGATCTCATTGTATTAGATTTAATGCTTCCGAAAATGGACGGCATCGAAGTGTGCAAACAACTGAGAATTCAAAAAATGATGTTCCCTATTTTAATGCTGACAGCAAAGGACGATGAATTTGATAAGGTGCTAGGTCTTGAGCTTGGAGCCGATGATTACATGACAAAGCCATTCAGTCCAAGAGAAGTGGGTGCTCGGGTAAAAGCCATCTTGAGAAGAGCACAGCAATCTCAGCCTGCCCCCACACAAGAGGAGAAGGAAGAGATCATTGCAGATCAAATCAAAATTGGTGAACTGCGCATTTTACCAGAACACTACGAAGTCTATTTTCAGGAAGAACGTCTAGAACTGACGCCAAAAGAATTTGAACTACTGCTTTATTTGGCGAAGCATAAAGGACGTGTCCTCACGCGTGATTTATTGCTAAGTGCCGTTTGGAATTATGACTTTGCAGGTGATACTCGTATTGTGGATGTGCA harbors:
- the mdh gene encoding malate dehydrogenase; translated protein: MANKRKKVSVIGAGFTGATTAFLTAQKELADVVLVDIPQLENPTKGKALDMLEASPVQGFDANITGTSNYEDTAGSDVVVITAGIARKPGMSRDDLVSTNEKIMRSVTREIVKYSPEAIIVVLTNPVDAMTYAVYKESGLPKEKVIGQSGILDTARFRTFVAQELNLSVKDVTGFVLGGHGDDMVPLVRYSYAGGIPLETLIPKERIDAIVERTRKGGGEIVNLLGNGSAYYAPAASLVEMVEAILKDQRRVMPTIAYLEGEYGYEGIYLGVPTIVGGNGLEQIIELELTEEERSQLDRSVESVKNVMKVLS
- the icd gene encoding NADP-dependent isocitrate dehydrogenase; the encoded protein is MSQGEKITVTGGVLNVPNNPIIPFIEGDGIGPDIWKAASRVLEAAVEKAYKGEKQITWKEVYAGEKAYNKTGEWLPEQTLEDIREYLIAIKGPLTTPIGGGIRSLNVALRQELDLFTCLRPVRWFKGVPSPVKRPEDTDMVIFRENTEDIYAGIEYAKGSDEVKKLIDFLKNELGVNKIRFPETSGIGIKPVSEEGTSRLVRAAIQYAIDQGRKSVTLVHKGNIMKFTEGAFKNWGYEVAEKEFGDKVFTWAQYDRIVEQDGKDAANKAQSEAEAAGKIIVKDSIADIFLQQILTRPAEFDVVATMNLNGDYISDALAAQVGGIGIAPGANINYETGHAIFEATHGTAPKYAGLDKVNPSSVLLSGVLLLEHLGWQEAADLVIQSVENTIASKVVTYDFARLMDGATEVKCSEFADELIKNLS
- a CDS encoding response regulator transcription factor, whose product is MNKKILVVDDEESIVTLLSYNLERAGYDVVTARDGEEALEKAASEQPDLIVLDLMLPKMDGIEVCKQLRIQKMMFPILMLTAKDDEFDKVLGLELGADDYMTKPFSPREVGARVKAILRRAQQSQPAPTQEEKEEIIADQIKIGELRILPEHYEVYFQEERLELTPKEFELLLYLAKHKGRVLTRDLLLSAVWNYDFAGDTRIVDVHISHLRDKIEKNTKKPTYIKTIRGLGYKLEEPKPNE